The Coffea arabica cultivar ET-39 chromosome 3c, Coffea Arabica ET-39 HiFi, whole genome shotgun sequence genome contains a region encoding:
- the LOC140037813 gene encoding uncharacterized protein, whose product MANTQTLRELAAPELTHQLLCITFPTLAENTAFELKSGLIHLLYSFHGLSDEESHKHVKEFEVVCSSMKSPGVTEEQIRLRVFPFSLKDAVKDWLYYLPAGNIITWAQLKKKFLKKFFPASRAASLRKKICSIKQYLGGPCMNTGKDRSIIDAASGGALANKTSKEAWELIEAMAENSQQFGFRDSNPTRRVNEVETSFIQQQLLELTSAVRQLAMRDTPRAKVYGICTSMDHCTNTCPILQEDGVEQVNMAGGVLAPRRQYDPYSNTYNPGWRDHSNFSYGNRPQNSLSNRPPGFQQPWQPKPQPSSSNAGSSLEDIVKSLAMITAQIQQETRQFQQETRSGMKDMDARINQLATAINRLEFHVYGKLSSQPEVNPRNVSAMTLRSGKELEWPKVENSKSKSE is encoded by the exons ATGGCCAACACCCAGACATTAAGGGAGCTGGCTGCCCCGGAATTGACTCACCAGCTCTTGTGCATCACATTCCCCACTTTGGCAGAAAATACAGCCTTCGAGTTAAAGTCGGGGTTGATTCACCTCTTATATTCTTTCCATGGTCTCTCTGACGAAGAATCCCACAAACACGTCAAGGAGTTCGAGGTGGTTTGCTCTAGTATGAAATCTCCTGGGGTCACTGAAGAGCAAATTAGATTGAGAGTATTTCCGTTCTCTCTCAAGGATGCAGTTAAAGATTGGCTATACTACCTACCAGCAGGTAATATTATCACGTGGGCACAGTTAAaaaagaagtttttgaaaaaattcttccCTGCATCCCGGGCTGCTAGTTTGAGAAAGAAGATCTGCAGCATTAAACAGTATCTCGGGGGTCCTTGTATGAATACTGGGAAAG ATAGGAGTATCATTGATGCTGCGAGTGGAGGAGCACTAGCAAACAAGACATCGAAGGAAGCGTGGGAGCTTATCGAAGCCATGGCAGAGAACTCCCAACAATTTGGCTTCCGTGACAGCAACCCTACCCGTAGAGTCAATGAGGTAGAGACTTCATTCATACAGCAGCAACTGTTAGAGTTGACGTCTGCTGTTAGGCAATTAGCCATGAGAGACACACCGCGAGCGAAAGTATATGGAATCTGCACTAGCATGGACCATTGTACGAACACGTGCCCCATTTTGCAAGAGGACGGGGTTGAACAGGTAAATATGGCCGGAGGCGTGCTCGCGCCCCGCAGGCAGTATGACCCGTACTCCAACACATACAACCCCGGTTGGAGAGACCATTCCAATTTCAGTTATGGGAACCGACCGCAAAATTCACTCTCAAATCGTCCACCAGGGTTTCAGCAACCATGGCAACCGAAACCCCAACCTTCATCCTCCAACGCAGGGAGTTCTTTGGAGGATATTGTCAAGAGTCTGGCTATGATTACCGCCCAGATCCAGCAAGAGACTAGACAGTTCCAGCAGGAGACCAGATCAGGCATGAAAGATATGGATGCTCGAATAAACCAATTGGCAACTGCCATCAACCGCTTGGAGTTCCACGTTTATGGGAAACTGTCCTCACAACCCGAGGTAAATCCCAGAAATGTAAGTGCCATGACGCTGAGGAGTGGCAAGGAACTGGAATGGCCTAAAGTGGAAAAttcaaaaagcaaaagtgagTAG